The Salvelinus namaycush isolate Seneca chromosome 13, SaNama_1.0, whole genome shotgun sequence genome includes a region encoding these proteins:
- the asb11 gene encoding ankyrin repeat and SOCS box protein 11: MMCCVWTDLWSDRTPLHDAAYQGRLLILRTLVSQGFPVDMLTMDRVSPLHEACLGGHYACTTFLLENGANVEMVSTDGATPLFNACSSGSVACVRLILQHSPNTHAVHHLASPIHQAAKRGHRECLEVLLSHGFHIDLELPGVGTPLYTACLAQATDCVERLLQSGVDVQGGCGHDTPLHAAVLGGEVRMVELLMDYGADGSCRNSDGKTPLELAACDSTVRTTIQKRGPCTLSQLCRFCIRRSLGQARLDRTSALFLPYRLQAFLLYQ; encoded by the exons ATGATGTGCTGTGTTTGGACAGACTTGTGGTCAGACAGGACCCCTCTTCACGATGCCGCCTACCAGGGTAGACTCCTGATCCTGAGGACTCTGGTCTCACAG GGGTTTCCTGTGGACATGCTGACAATGGACAGGGTCTCTCCCCTCCACGAGGCCTGCCTCGGAGGACATTACGCCTGTACCACGTTCCTACTGGAGAATGGGGCCAAT gtggaGATGGTATCGACTGATGGAGCCACACCCCTCTTCAATGCCTGCAGCAGTGGGAGTGTTGCCTGTGTCAGACTGATTCTACAGCACAGCCCCAACACACATGCTGTCCATCACCTGGCATCACCCATCCACCAGGCTGCAAAGAGAG GTCACAGGGAGTGTCTAGAGGTGTTGCTGTCCCATGGATTCCACATAGACCTGGAGCTGCCTGGTGTGGGAACCCCTTTGTACACAGCCTGTCTGGCCCAGGCCACCGACTGTGTGGAGAGACTGCTGCAATCGGGTGTTGATGTCCAGGGTGGGTGTGGTCATGACACACCATTACATGCTGCAGTGCTAGGGGGAGAAGTCAGGATGGTGGAGCTTCTGATGGACTACGGGGCTGATGGGAGTTGTAGGAATTCAGACGGGAAGACTCCTCTGGAGCTGGCAGCTTGCGACAGTACAGTCAGAACTACAATACAGAAAAGAG GTCCCTGCACTCTTTCTCAGCTGTGTCGGTTCTGCATTCGGAGGAGTTTGGGACAGGCTCGTCTGGACAGAACATCAGCCCTCTTCCTCCCTTACAGACTCCAGGCTTTCCTGCTTTACCAGTAA
- the piga gene encoding phosphatidylinositol N-acetylglucosaminyltransferase subunit A: MGQRRRVAAVHAPPANRHPDGLTVAPQAPARKHNICMVSDFFYPNMGGVESHIYQLSQCLIEKGHKVVIATHAYGCRKGVRYLTNGLKVYYLPLQVMYNQSTATTCFHSLPLLRCVFVRERITVVHAHSSFSAMGHDALFHAKTMGLNTVFTDHSLFGFADVSSVLTNKLLTVSLCDTNHIVCVSYTSKENTVLRAALDPEIVSVIPNAVDPTDFTPDPSQRYDDRITIVVVSRLVYRKGIDLLGGIIPELCLKHPDLHFLIGGEGPKRIVLEEVREKYQLHDRVRLLGALEHKDVRGVLVQGHIFLNTSLTEAFCMAIVEGASCGLQVVSTRVGGIPEVLPEDLITLCEPTVRSLCAGLDSVIARQRSGSVASPASIHAHVCTLYTWRNVAERTEKVYDRVAGEKVLPLDRRLLRLRTHCGPVAGSIFAFFAVLDFLFLILLRWLLPDCLIDVAMDATGPQGLWRQGLGDRKGTHSKSAMLTKEEPGGQKTKL, encoded by the exons ATGGGCCAGCGAAGGAGGGTGGCAGCTGTCCACGCTCCCCCAGCCAACAGACACCCTGATGGGCTCACAGTGGCTCCCCAGGCCCCTGCCAGGAAGCACAACATCTGCATGGTGTCAGACTTTTTTTACCCCAACATGGGTGGGGTGGAGAGCCACATCTACCAGCTGTCTCAGTGTCTGATAGAGAAGGGTCACAAGGTGGTGATCGCCACCCACGCCTACGGCTGCAGAAAGGGGGTCCGCTACCTGACCAACGGGCTCAAGGTGTACTACCTGCCCCTGCAGGTGATGTACAACCAGTCCACAGCTACCACCTGCTTCCACAGCCTGCCGCTGCTGCGCTGCGTGTTTGTCAGGGAGCGTATCACCGTGGTGCACGCCCACAGCTCCTTCTCTGCCATGGGCCACGATGCATTGTTCCACGCCAAGACCATGGGCCTCAACACG GTGTTTACTGACCACTCCCTCTTTGGTTTTGCTGATGTTAGCTCAGTGCTGACCAATAAGCTGCTGACGGTGTCTCTGTGCGACACCAATCACATTGTGTGCGTGTCGTACACCAGTAAGGAGAACACCGTGCTTAGGGCAGCACTTGACCCCGAGATTGTTTCTGTCATCCCCAACGCTGTCGACCCCACAGACTTCACCCCCGACCCTTCCCAGCGCTATGACGACAGGATCACCATCGTAGTGGTCAGCCGCCTCGTTTATCGTAAAG GAATAGATCTTCTGGGTGGGATCATCCCAGAGCTGTGCCTCAAACATCCCGATCTACAtttcctgattggtggagagggACCAAAGAGAATCGTgttggaggaagtgagagaaaaatACCAGCTACACGACAG ggtgcGTCTCCTGGGGGCCCTTGAGCATAAGGATGTGCGGGGGGTCTTGGTCCAGGGACATATCTTCCTCAACACCTCCCTGACCGAGGCCTTCTGCATGGCTATAGTGGAGGGGGCCAGCTGTGGACTACAG gtggtaAGTACGCGTGTTGGAGGGATCCCTGAGGTTCTGCCTGAGGATCTGATCACCCTGTGTGAGCCCACCGTGCGTTCTCTTTGTGCCGGCCTGGACAGTGTCATCGCTAGGCAACGATCGGGCAGCGTCGCCTCCCCAGCTTCCATCCACGCCCACGTCTGCACCCTCTACACCTGGAGGAATGttgcagagaggacagagaag GTGTATGACCGTGTGGCTGGGGAGAAGGTTCTTCCTCTTGACAGACGGCTGCTCAGATTGAGAACCCACTGTGGCCCTGTGGCAGGCTCCATCTTTGCCTTCTTCGCTGTCCTCGACTTCCTCTTCCTGATCCTTCTCCGCTGGCTCCTCCCAGACTGCCTCATAGACGTTGCCATGGACGCCACGGGCCCCCAGGGGCTGTGGAGGCAGGGCTTGGGCGATAGGAAAGGAACTCACTCTAAAAGTGCCATGTTGACAAAGGAGGAGCCAGGTGGTCAAAAGACCAAGCTATGA